A window of Flavobacterium flavigenum contains these coding sequences:
- a CDS encoding HU family DNA-binding protein, whose protein sequence is MKTGKKMTKADIVAKISEKLGLEKGDVQATVETFMEEVKTSLETGDNVYLRGFGSFIVKTRAEKTGRNISKNTTIKIPAHNIPAFKPAKVFVEGVKTNNEAK, encoded by the coding sequence ATAAAAACAGGAAAGAAAATGACGAAAGCAGATATCGTAGCGAAGATTTCAGAGAAACTAGGTCTTGAAAAAGGAGACGTTCAGGCAACAGTTGAAACTTTTATGGAAGAAGTTAAGACTTCATTAGAAACTGGTGACAACGTTTACCTAAGAGGTTTCGGAAGTTTCATCGTAAAGACCAGAGCTGAGAAAACAGGAAGAAACATCTCTAAAAATACCACAATCAAAATTCCTGCACACAATATTCCTGCTTTTAAACCTGCAAAAGTTTTTGTAGAGGGAGTAAAAACAAACAACGAAGCAAAATAA
- the mutY gene encoding A/G-specific adenine glycosylase gives MNFHNTLINWYLQNKRDLPWRNTVNPYHIWLSEIMLQQTRVAQGMPYFFSFTKEFPTVFDLANADEEKVLKLWQGLGYYSRARNLHKTAQYIANDLKGVFPATYNDLLKLKGVGEYTAAAIASFSYNEAVPVVDGNVFRVLSRYFDIESDIALPVTKKEFTLLARELMPKENPAIFNQAIMEFGALQCVPKSPNCSVCVFNDSCLALQKKKVDTLPVKSKKLKITNRFFNYLVLEDVLGNTLIQKRTTKGIWHNLYEFPLLETNEIVDFDFVSRIIKEEILSSYTITVVEECSHATVIHKLSHQHLHIQFWKVKISDILSNGLNCNELKEFPFPIVIYNFIEKEEICR, from the coding sequence ATGAATTTTCATAACACACTGATAAATTGGTATTTACAAAACAAACGCGATTTGCCTTGGCGTAATACGGTAAATCCGTATCATATTTGGCTCTCAGAAATTATGCTCCAGCAGACAAGAGTGGCGCAGGGAATGCCATATTTTTTTTCGTTTACAAAGGAATTTCCTACTGTTTTTGATTTAGCTAATGCTGATGAAGAAAAAGTTCTAAAACTCTGGCAGGGATTAGGATATTATTCACGCGCCAGAAATCTGCACAAAACCGCTCAATACATAGCCAATGATCTAAAAGGGGTCTTTCCGGCTACTTATAATGATTTATTAAAGTTAAAAGGAGTAGGTGAATATACAGCTGCTGCAATTGCGTCCTTTTCTTATAATGAGGCTGTCCCGGTTGTTGATGGTAATGTATTTAGGGTTCTTTCACGCTATTTTGATATCGAATCTGATATAGCACTGCCTGTAACTAAAAAAGAATTTACTTTACTTGCCCGGGAACTGATGCCAAAAGAAAATCCAGCCATTTTTAATCAGGCAATAATGGAATTTGGTGCTTTGCAATGCGTGCCTAAAAGTCCAAATTGTTCTGTATGTGTTTTTAATGACAGTTGTCTGGCCCTGCAAAAGAAAAAGGTTGACACTCTGCCTGTAAAATCTAAAAAACTAAAAATCACAAACCGTTTCTTTAATTATCTGGTATTAGAAGATGTTTTGGGGAATACTTTAATTCAAAAGCGTACTACAAAAGGAATTTGGCACAACCTATATGAATTTCCTTTACTGGAAACGAATGAAATTGTCGATTTTGATTTTGTTTCAAGAATAATTAAAGAAGAGATTTTATCTTCTTATACAATTACCGTGGTAGAAGAATGTTCACATGCGACGGTGATTCATAAACTTTCACACCAGCATTTACATATACAGTTCTGGAAAGTAAAAATCAGTGATATTTTATCTAATGGTTTGAATTGTAATGAATTAAAAGAGTTTCCTTTTCCGATTGTGATTTATAATTTTATTGAAAAGGAAGAAATTTGTCGTTAA
- a CDS encoding ribonuclease E/G, whose protein sequence is MNKELIIRSSSEAVDFALLKDGKLIELHKEQETSNFQVGDIFIAKIRKPVAGLNAAFVNVGFEKDAFLHYHDLGPNLASQLKFIKLVSAGKLKDFSLKTFQFEKEIDKDGIITDILSANQSVLVQVVKEPISTKGPRISAELSLAGRFIVLVPFSDRVSISQKIEDKKEKDRLKKLVLSIKPKGFGVIVRTVAEGKNTAELEKDLQNLLGRWTAMCKKLPTAHHPSKVLGELNRASSILRDVFNDTFSGIQIDDEELYHQTKDYLQEIAPSKQSIVKFYQSNDTPIFEKYNIERQIKTSFGRTVSMSKGAYLIIEHTEALHVIDVNSGNRSNKATNQEDTAMEVNMIAAAEIARQLRLRDMGGIIVVDFIDMSNPENRKVLFDFLREEMSDDKAKHKILPPSKFGLVQITRQRVRPEVNIKTREEDPNNENGEIEAPILIIDKIALDLDRLLKTHKNVVLNVHPFVAAYLSKGFPSLRSKWFFEHKKWVKIIPRDAYTYLEYHFYDKKGNVISE, encoded by the coding sequence GTGAATAAAGAATTGATCATTAGATCTAGTTCTGAAGCCGTAGATTTTGCCTTATTAAAAGATGGAAAACTAATTGAATTACACAAGGAACAAGAAACAAGCAACTTTCAGGTTGGTGATATTTTTATTGCCAAAATACGAAAACCAGTTGCCGGACTTAATGCTGCTTTTGTAAATGTTGGCTTCGAAAAAGATGCCTTTTTACATTATCACGATTTGGGTCCAAACTTAGCTTCCCAGCTGAAATTCATAAAACTTGTAAGCGCAGGTAAATTAAAAGATTTCTCCCTAAAAACCTTTCAGTTTGAAAAAGAGATTGACAAAGATGGCATCATTACTGATATTTTAAGTGCCAATCAATCTGTCTTAGTTCAAGTTGTAAAAGAACCTATATCGACCAAAGGCCCAAGAATAAGCGCTGAGCTTTCTCTGGCAGGAAGATTTATTGTTCTGGTTCCGTTTTCTGATCGTGTTTCTATTTCGCAAAAAATAGAAGACAAAAAAGAAAAGGACCGCTTAAAAAAACTTGTTCTATCGATCAAACCTAAAGGATTTGGTGTTATTGTTCGTACAGTAGCCGAAGGCAAAAATACAGCCGAATTAGAAAAAGATTTGCAGAACCTGCTTGGCAGATGGACTGCAATGTGTAAAAAATTACCAACTGCTCATCATCCATCCAAAGTATTAGGAGAGCTTAACAGGGCTTCTTCAATATTGAGGGATGTTTTCAATGATACCTTTAGCGGTATTCAGATAGATGATGAAGAGTTGTATCATCAAACGAAGGATTATCTGCAGGAAATTGCACCTTCAAAACAATCAATTGTGAAGTTTTATCAATCAAACGACACTCCAATTTTTGAGAAATACAATATAGAGAGACAAATCAAGACTTCTTTTGGAAGAACAGTTTCGATGAGTAAAGGCGCTTATCTTATTATTGAACACACTGAAGCTTTGCACGTTATAGACGTGAACAGCGGAAACCGTTCGAATAAGGCAACTAATCAGGAAGACACTGCCATGGAAGTAAATATGATTGCAGCTGCAGAAATCGCCAGACAATTACGTCTGCGGGATATGGGCGGAATCATAGTTGTTGATTTTATCGATATGTCTAATCCTGAAAACAGGAAAGTCCTGTTCGACTTCTTGCGAGAAGAAATGAGCGACGATAAAGCAAAACATAAAATATTACCGCCAAGTAAATTTGGTTTAGTCCAGATTACAAGACAGCGCGTAAGACCAGAAGTTAACATTAAAACCAGAGAAGAAGATCCAAACAATGAAAATGGCGAAATTGAAGCGCCAATTTTAATCATTGATAAAATCGCACTGGATTTAGACCGACTTCTAAAAACCCACAAAAATGTTGTGCTGAATGTACATCCATTTGTGGCTGCATACCTCAGTAAAGGTTTTCCATCATTACGTTCAAAATGGTTTTTTGAACATAAGAAATGGGTGAAAATCATACCTCGTGACGCTTACACGTACTTAGAATATCATTTCTACGATAAAAAAGGAAATGTTATTTCAGAATAA
- a CDS encoding single-stranded DNA-binding protein codes for MNGTLNKVMLIGYLGDDVKMHYFDGGNCIGRFQLATNEVYINKTTNEKITSTEWHNLVVRNKAAEICEKYLSKGDKIYVEGRIKSRQWQAEDGTTKYTNEIQVTEFTFLTTKKETEHKHHQASESPKNTNFENPNEGLPVNDLPF; via the coding sequence ATGAACGGAACATTAAACAAGGTAATGTTGATAGGCTATTTAGGCGACGATGTTAAAATGCATTATTTTGACGGAGGTAATTGCATCGGACGCTTTCAGCTGGCAACAAACGAAGTGTATATCAATAAAACTACCAATGAAAAAATTACCTCGACAGAGTGGCATAACTTAGTTGTACGCAATAAAGCTGCTGAAATCTGTGAAAAATATTTGTCCAAAGGAGACAAGATATATGTTGAAGGCCGTATAAAATCAAGGCAATGGCAGGCTGAAGACGGAACTACAAAATATACCAATGAAATTCAGGTAACCGAATTTACCTTTTTGACAACTAAAAAAGAAACAGAGCACAAACACCATCAGGCTTCTGAATCGCCAAAAAACACTAACTTTGAAAATCCTAATGAAGGCTTGCCGGTCAACGATTTGCCTTTTTGA